A stretch of the Leucoraja erinacea ecotype New England chromosome 40, Leri_hhj_1, whole genome shotgun sequence genome encodes the following:
- the LOC129714668 gene encoding G-protein coupled receptor 182-like, whose amino-acid sequence MADSTVTSPSSSNTTTIDCSAPMCRCVERMNAEAIMYITLGLYLLIFVVGLVENILVLWINWQMKKAKKESNLYIFNLAISDMGAVLMIPFRIIEISLHYRWVWGSFLCKLDGFLYCLNLYCNAFFLLSSSVDRYFSLRYPAQAQGSRDRRIRRLICVSVWSLAMLLCIPHYLFRKLYGYYDNYCFLDSRRSWYIQGSLTLILGFVIPFPIIIVSNIITAKAAKASGNKESIRTCKLIYGYIITFLICWSPYYFLELAELMDWDQNCYILYAVYFFYDFTVCLTCIHCIINPILFNFMYKDFRYQFATSIVKFLPKKYAKEDDDVSISSDTRHIVVIS is encoded by the coding sequence ATGGCGGACTCAACTGTGACCAGCCCTAGCAGCAGCAACACCACTACTATAGATTGCAGCGCTCCCATGTGCCGATGTGTTGAACGCATGAATGCAGAAGCAATTATGTATATAACGCTTGGTTTATACCTGCTAATCTTTGTAGTGGGTCTGGTAGAGAACATTCTTGTTCTTTGGATAAACTGGCAGATGAAAAAGGCCAAGAAAGAAAGCaacttatatatttttaatttagccATCAGTGACATGGGTGCTGTGTTAATGATCCCATTCAGGATCATAGAGATCTCGTTACATTACCGTTGGGTCTGGGGCTCCTTTTTGTGCAAACTCGATGGCTTCCTGTATTGCCTTAATCTGTATTGCAACGCCTTTTTCTTGCTCAGCTCGAGTGTGGACAGATATTTCTCACTGCGGTACCCAGCCCAGGCTCAAGGATCCAGGGATCGACGTATCCGCAGGCTGATTTGTGTGTCCGTGTGGTCTCTGGCTATGTTATTGTGCATACCACATTATTTATTTCGTAAATTGTATGGATATTACGATAACTATTGCTTCTTGGATAGCAGGAGGTCTTGGTATATTCAAGGTTCTTTAACCCTAATTTTGGGGTTTGTTATCCCCTTTCCCATTATCATTGTGAGCAACATCATCACTGCAAAAGCTGCTAAAGCCTCCGGTAATAAAGAAAGCATAAGGACCTGTAAATTAATATATGGTTACATCATCACATTCTTAATCTGTTGGTCCCCTTATTACTTCCTCGAACTTGCTGAGCTGATGGATTGGGACCAAAACTGTTATATACTGTatgcagtttattttttttatgacTTCACTGTGTGCCTCACCTGCATTCACTGCATTATAAATCCCATCCTCTTCAACTTTATGTACAAAGATTTCAGGTATCAATTTGCAACCAGCATTGTGAAGTTTTTGCCCAAGAAATATGCCAAGGAAGACGACGATGTGTCCATTTCTTCAGACACCAGACACATTGTGGTGATTTCATGA